DNA sequence from the Methanomassiliicoccales archaeon genome:
TCTCCTATCTTTTCGGTTCCATTCTTACAGTCAGCTCACAGGATATTCTAATCATCGCAGCGTTGACTGCCATTTCATTGTTATTCATAGGGATATTCTACAAGGAACTCATGCTGATGACATTTGATGAGATTAGTGCCAAAATCTCTGGCGTTCCCATCACAGTGTTCGAGATGGCTTTCAACGTTTTAGTAGCCCTTACTGTGGTGGCGTCAATCAAAATCGTTGGAGCGCTATTGGTGTCCGCCTTGATCATCACTCCGGCAGCCTCAGCCATGCAGCTCTCCAAATCTTTCAAAGGAACGATGATATCAGCCATCATAATCGGAATCGCCACAGTCCAAATTGGACTGCTGACCTCATTCTATTACGATCTTGCTACTGGAGGGGCGATAGTTCTCATTGGTTTATTGGTCTTCGTCATTTGCGTGGCGCTTCGAAAGATCCTTAGGCTCAGAAGAAAGGAATCAGCTCCAGACATCGTTTGCACTCATGGCTTTCAGAGCAGTCGGATAATTGAAGAAGAAAAGAAAAAATAAACGATTAATTCTAACTACGCCCTTGTTGAACTCACTATCATGTTTTCTTTTTCTTAATTATGAAAAGGCGATTGTTAATCTGGGGGGGTAAAATAATAAAGTGTTCTACAAATATTTGCATAAAAATGCAACAATAATTTAAAATTCGCATAATTATCGCAATATATTTTCAAATTAACACACCTATAGATTTCCAGATGAAACGTTGTTGCATTGCCTTTACGGCAAGGATTATATATCGTCAAATGCACTCAACAGATGGGGATTCCATATGGGCTACGAAGAGATGTTTCCACCTATGGATATGAAGTGGCATGCGAATGCCGCTAAGCGCTTTGCGAGCCCCTTCGTGGATAATCCGCATGACAGGATCGACGTGGACCCAATCATTTTGTCCCACGCCGCGGTGGCATGCGGGTATACCATCAGGGACTTCTATGAGAAGCCGGAGCTGGGAATACACTGCGTGGGTTATATATCGCAACTATACGACCTATTACCAGTGACGCACTGGTTCTACTCCATGCCTTGGACTCGTGAGCTGGGATTGAAATTGCAATATAAAGAGACCCTCCCGCCAATCTCAACGGGGCCAATCCTGAGCGAGCCTGGGGATGTGGACAAGCTGCGCGTCATGGACAAGGAGGAGCTGAAGAAGAACTACACCCTCCAGGAGTTCTACCGCATATATGACTATGTGGCCAAGAACTTGCCCATGACTCTGGTTCCGATCTCCTACGGTTTCGACTTGGTAGGAGCCGCGGCAGAACTGGTGGGCGTGGAGAACTTCATCATGTGGACCTTCACAGAGCCAGAAGCAGCGAAGAAATTGGTCAAGATTTACACCGATACTGCGGTTAATGGCGCAGCGGGAATGGCCGACAAATATGGCATGGCGATGCTGATCGTGGGCTCGGTGCTGGCCAACAATGACATATTCTCCGATGAGGCCGTGGAGGAGTACTCCGCCAAGATGATGAGGTACTACGTCGACCAGAGCTTCAGGAAAGGTGCAGGCCCGCAGGTCTTCTACCACCTATGCGGCAACCACGAGACCGACTATAAGGTCTTCAAGGACACCTTGATTTGGTCCCCCTTCACCGTGTTCCACATCGGTTACAAGGGGAAGAACGTGTTCCCCTCAAAATTGCTGAAGGAGGAGTTCAGCTCCCGGGCCACCATCATGGGTTCTGTGGACACCAAGCTTATGATTAACCCCAACCCCATGACGGTATACCAACAGGCTAAGGAGCAGTTGCTAGCTGGCCGTGACGCGCCCAAGGGCTACATCCTGGGCAACTCCTGCGAATGCCCGCCATACACATTGCCTGGCAACATGCTGGCATTGGTGAAGGCTGCTAGGGACTTTGGTACCTATGGGTCATGGTGAGGTGAGATAAATGGACATAAAAGCATCTGACCAGGTCAAGGAGACCATCGGCAAGAGGGGCCTAAAGATCGATGACGTGATGGACGTCATCAAGACCGCCGAGGGCTCGAACAAGAAGGTAGTCGACAAGGCGACAGGCAGGGTCATAGCCAAGAAGACCATCAACAACGTGACCGTTTATGCTGATTACAATGTGGAGAAGGGCATATTGAAGTCCCACGCCAATGTGAACTCAGCATACTCTCACCGCATGACCATCGGCAAGATCGTCAACGCCACTGAGCCCTCGCCCTGGACCTGCGCCCACTGCAATGCGCAAGCCTATGCCGGTACGGCGGAGATGAGTTATATGGGAGTGGTCAGGAACGGACCAGCCATCGTCTGCCCCAAGTGCAACGATGCTTGGGTGGAGGAGTACCTGGCTACCAAGACGCTCGCAGCCGCCGAGGGCCTCTTCGAGAAGAAGAAGGCATAAACGCTAAAAGGGGCCGAAATGGCCCCATTTTAACTTTTATCTCTTGCATGGACCTTATTTTTCATCAATTCTAATCGGTTTAAACTTCTCCATGTAGAGTCAAATTTACGAATTCGGAAGGTTTAATGAAGTGCTAAGATGTTGTGGTGTGAGAGCCAGGTGAGAAGATGACTCAGAAAATCGGCGAGACGAACAGCCTCTGTCCAGAGTGCTTGAGGACTATACCTGCTGAGAAGATTGCCGAGGATGATAAGATCTATTTAGTCAAGAAATGTCCCGATCATGGAGAATTCAAGGTCTTGATATGGACCGGTGTGAAGGACTACCTCGACCTATATCAATATAAACCAGAATTCTCTCGCCCCGCTAAAGTGGCCGTTCAGGAGCGAGGCGATTGTCCACAGATATGCGGACTGTGCCCAGATCATCGCCAACATACCTGCCTGGTCGTGCTTGAAGTGACCAACCTCTGCAACCTGAAGTGCCCCATTTGCTTCGCCAGCGCGA
Encoded proteins:
- a CDS encoding metal ABC transporter permease, giving the protein MVDIGGLFEYTFFQRAFFAGICAAILCSALGVFIVLKRASLIGEGIAHLSFGGIALGLVLAVYPLYTALILALLGTSIIFMLGRSRIIYSETAIGLMFSAGLAMGAVLATLGSGLSVDLFSYLFGSILTVSSQDILIIAALTAISLLFIGIFYKELMLMTFDEISAKISGVPITVFEMAFNVLVALTVVASIKIVGALLVSALIITPAASAMQLSKSFKGTMISAIIIGIATVQIGLLTSFYYDLATGGAIVLIGLLVFVICVALRKILRLRRKESAPDIVCTHGFQSSRIIEEEKKK
- a CDS encoding uroporphyrinogen decarboxylase family protein; its protein translation is MGYEEMFPPMDMKWHANAAKRFASPFVDNPHDRIDVDPIILSHAAVACGYTIRDFYEKPELGIHCVGYISQLYDLLPVTHWFYSMPWTRELGLKLQYKETLPPISTGPILSEPGDVDKLRVMDKEELKKNYTLQEFYRIYDYVAKNLPMTLVPISYGFDLVGAAAELVGVENFIMWTFTEPEAAKKLVKIYTDTAVNGAAGMADKYGMAMLIVGSVLANNDIFSDEAVEEYSAKMMRYYVDQSFRKGAGPQVFYHLCGNHETDYKVFKDTLIWSPFTVFHIGYKGKNVFPSKLLKEEFSSRATIMGSVDTKLMINPNPMTVYQQAKEQLLAGRDAPKGYILGNSCECPPYTLPGNMLALVKAARDFGTYGSW